In Fundulus heteroclitus isolate FHET01 chromosome 18, MU-UCD_Fhet_4.1, whole genome shotgun sequence, a single genomic region encodes these proteins:
- the LOC105929212 gene encoding beta-galactosidase-1-like protein 2 isoform X2: protein MSSLEGLRANSSQFTLRGEPFRILGGSIHYFRVPRPYWKDRLLKMKACGLNTLATYVPWNLHEPERGAFNFQDQLDLRAYISLAAEIGFWVILRPGPYICAEWDLGGLPSWLLQDKDMQLRTTYPGFVNAVNLYFDKLVSVVKPLMFENGGPIIALQIENEYGSYAKDDEYMPFLKNCLQSRGVSELLLTSDNWEGLGYRGMEGVLKTINLQRLSFGAIQHLACLQPQKPLMVMEYWSGWFDVWGELHHVFHAEDMLGVVSEILARGVSINLYMFHGGTNFGFMNGAMDFGIYKPVTTSYDYDAPLSEAGDYTTKFEALRDLFSRYNSEALPEVPSPLERTAYEPVFTQQYLSLWDSLQFTEKPCRSESPINMENLPVNNNSGQSYGYTLYETTISSGGALNSVNNIRDRALVFLDRQYVGCLDHRTHEVALPDAKGERTLAVLVENCGRVNYGKALDNQRKGIVGDIELNHTPLRGFTMFCLDLKPCFLKRLSTSGQWKTDYKSPPVPGFFQAKLVVDGLPKDTFIKLPDWGKGVVFVNGQNLGRYWLIGPQQFLYLPGPWLRTGENQIIVFEEEKVDGKILFSETPDCGKTIDVYKLPFCSLL from the exons ATGAGCAGTTTGGAGGGTCTGAGGGCCAACTCCTCTCAGTTCACTCTGAGGGGGGAGCCCTTTCGCATCCTGGGAGGCTCCATCCACTACTTCCGCGTGCCCAGACCATACTGGAAGGACCGGCTGCTGAAGATGAAGGCCTGTGGTCTCAATACTCTTGCAAC ATACGTGCCATGGAACCTGCATGAGCCTGAGAGAGGAGCGTTTAACTTCCAAGATCAGCTAGATCTCAG GGCTTACATCAGCTTAGCAGCAGAGATAGGTTTCTGGGTGATCCTACGGCCTGGACCTTACATCTGTGCTGAATGGGACTTGGGTGGCTTACCTAG CTGGTTGCTACAAGATAAAGACATGCAGTTGAGGACGACTTACCCTGGATTTGTAAATGCTGTCAACTTGTACTTTGACAAACTTGTCTCGGTTGTTAAACCCTTGATG tttgaaaaTGGCGGACCAATCATTGCTCTCCAAATCGAGAACGAGTATGGATCATACGCTAAAGACGACGAATATATGCCTTTCCTAAAGAAT TGTCTCCAATCCCGAGGGGTCAGTGAGCTCCTGCTAACATCTGACAACTGGGAAGGCTTGGGATAcagagggatggagggag ttctaaaaacaataaatctccAGAGGCTGTCGTTTGGAGCCATTCAGCACTTAGCATGCCTGCAG CCCCAGAAACCTCTGATGGTGATGGAGTATTGGTCTGGGTGGTTTGATGTCTGGGGAGAGCTTCATCATGTGTTCCACGCAGAAG ACATGCTGGGTGTGGTGTCTGAGATTTTGGCGAGAGGAGTTTCCATTAACCTGTACATGTTTCATGGTGGGACCAACTTTGGCTTCATGAATGGAGCAATGGACTTTGGCATCTACAAACCAGTTACAACAAGTTATG ATTATGACGCTCCACTCTCTGAAGCGGGGGACTACACTACCAAATTTGAAGCTCTGAGGGATTTATTCAGCCGGTACAACT CTGAAGCGCTTCCTGAGGTGCCTTCTCCTCTGGAGAGGACAGCTTATGAGCCTGTGTTCACGCAGCAGTACCTGTCTCTGTGGGACAGTCTGCAGTTCACAGAGAAG CCGTGCAGGTCGGAGAGCCCGATAAACATGGAGAATCTCCCGGTCAACAACAACAGCGGTCAGTCGTATGGCTACACGCTGTACGAAACTACCATCAGCAGCGGAGGAGCTCTTAACTCCGTGAACAACATCCGGGACAGAGCACTG GTGTTCTTGGATAGGCAATATGTAGGGTGTTTGGACCACAGGACTCATGAAGTCGCACTGCCTGATGCCAAG GGAGAGAGGACTTTGGCTGTGCTTGTTGAAAACTGTGGAAGAGTGAACTATGGGAAAGCTCTCGATAATCAGCGCAAAG GTATTGTGGGAGACATTGAGCTAAATCACACGCCCCTAAGAGGATTCACCATGTTCTGTCTAGATCTAAAGCCATGCTTTCTGAAAAG aCTGTCAACTTCAGGTCAGTGGAAAACCGACTACAAGTCACCGCCGGTCCCAGGGTTTTTCCAGGCCAAGCTCGTTGTGGACGGCCTCCCGAAAGACACCTTCATCAAACTCCCT GATTGGGGTAAAGGGGTTGTGTTTGTCAACGGCCAGAACCTTGGTCGTTACTGGCTCATCGGACCCCAGCAGTTCCTTTATCTCCCAGGGCCTTGGCTCAGAACTGGAGAGAATCAG ATCAttgtttttgaagaagaaaaagttgatggcaaaattttgttttctgaaactCCTGATTGTGGAAAGACTATTGATGTTTACAAACTTCCCTTTTGCAGTCTGCTGTAA
- the LOC105929212 gene encoding beta-galactosidase-1-like protein 2 isoform X1, which produces MSSLEGLRANSSQFTLRGEPFRILGGSIHYFRVPRPYWKDRLLKMKACGLNTLATYVPWNLHEPERGAFNFQDQLDLRAYISLAAEIGFWVILRPGPYICAEWDLGGLPSWLLQDKDMQLRTTYPGFVNAVNLYFDKLVSVVKPLMFENGGPIIALQIENEYGSYAKDDEYMPFLKNCLQSRGVSELLLTSDNWEGLGYRGMEGGNYIIYDRTCGILRFPISYMLLLMSLKIFVNLILSVLKTINLQRLSFGAIQHLACLQPQKPLMVMEYWSGWFDVWGELHHVFHAEDMLGVVSEILARGVSINLYMFHGGTNFGFMNGAMDFGIYKPVTTSYDYDAPLSEAGDYTTKFEALRDLFSRYNSEALPEVPSPLERTAYEPVFTQQYLSLWDSLQFTEKPCRSESPINMENLPVNNNSGQSYGYTLYETTISSGGALNSVNNIRDRALVFLDRQYVGCLDHRTHEVALPDAKGERTLAVLVENCGRVNYGKALDNQRKGIVGDIELNHTPLRGFTMFCLDLKPCFLKRLSTSGQWKTDYKSPPVPGFFQAKLVVDGLPKDTFIKLPDWGKGVVFVNGQNLGRYWLIGPQQFLYLPGPWLRTGENQIIVFEEEKVDGKILFSETPDCGKTIDVYKLPFCSLL; this is translated from the exons ATGAGCAGTTTGGAGGGTCTGAGGGCCAACTCCTCTCAGTTCACTCTGAGGGGGGAGCCCTTTCGCATCCTGGGAGGCTCCATCCACTACTTCCGCGTGCCCAGACCATACTGGAAGGACCGGCTGCTGAAGATGAAGGCCTGTGGTCTCAATACTCTTGCAAC ATACGTGCCATGGAACCTGCATGAGCCTGAGAGAGGAGCGTTTAACTTCCAAGATCAGCTAGATCTCAG GGCTTACATCAGCTTAGCAGCAGAGATAGGTTTCTGGGTGATCCTACGGCCTGGACCTTACATCTGTGCTGAATGGGACTTGGGTGGCTTACCTAG CTGGTTGCTACAAGATAAAGACATGCAGTTGAGGACGACTTACCCTGGATTTGTAAATGCTGTCAACTTGTACTTTGACAAACTTGTCTCGGTTGTTAAACCCTTGATG tttgaaaaTGGCGGACCAATCATTGCTCTCCAAATCGAGAACGAGTATGGATCATACGCTAAAGACGACGAATATATGCCTTTCCTAAAGAAT TGTCTCCAATCCCGAGGGGTCAGTGAGCTCCTGCTAACATCTGACAACTGGGAAGGCTTGGGATAcagagggatggagggaggtAATTACATCATTTATGACAGAACATGCGGTATCTTGCGTTTTCCGATTAGTTATATGTTGCTCTTAATGTCGTTGAAAATATTTGTGAATTTGATCCTTTCAgttctaaaaacaataaatctccAGAGGCTGTCGTTTGGAGCCATTCAGCACTTAGCATGCCTGCAG CCCCAGAAACCTCTGATGGTGATGGAGTATTGGTCTGGGTGGTTTGATGTCTGGGGAGAGCTTCATCATGTGTTCCACGCAGAAG ACATGCTGGGTGTGGTGTCTGAGATTTTGGCGAGAGGAGTTTCCATTAACCTGTACATGTTTCATGGTGGGACCAACTTTGGCTTCATGAATGGAGCAATGGACTTTGGCATCTACAAACCAGTTACAACAAGTTATG ATTATGACGCTCCACTCTCTGAAGCGGGGGACTACACTACCAAATTTGAAGCTCTGAGGGATTTATTCAGCCGGTACAACT CTGAAGCGCTTCCTGAGGTGCCTTCTCCTCTGGAGAGGACAGCTTATGAGCCTGTGTTCACGCAGCAGTACCTGTCTCTGTGGGACAGTCTGCAGTTCACAGAGAAG CCGTGCAGGTCGGAGAGCCCGATAAACATGGAGAATCTCCCGGTCAACAACAACAGCGGTCAGTCGTATGGCTACACGCTGTACGAAACTACCATCAGCAGCGGAGGAGCTCTTAACTCCGTGAACAACATCCGGGACAGAGCACTG GTGTTCTTGGATAGGCAATATGTAGGGTGTTTGGACCACAGGACTCATGAAGTCGCACTGCCTGATGCCAAG GGAGAGAGGACTTTGGCTGTGCTTGTTGAAAACTGTGGAAGAGTGAACTATGGGAAAGCTCTCGATAATCAGCGCAAAG GTATTGTGGGAGACATTGAGCTAAATCACACGCCCCTAAGAGGATTCACCATGTTCTGTCTAGATCTAAAGCCATGCTTTCTGAAAAG aCTGTCAACTTCAGGTCAGTGGAAAACCGACTACAAGTCACCGCCGGTCCCAGGGTTTTTCCAGGCCAAGCTCGTTGTGGACGGCCTCCCGAAAGACACCTTCATCAAACTCCCT GATTGGGGTAAAGGGGTTGTGTTTGTCAACGGCCAGAACCTTGGTCGTTACTGGCTCATCGGACCCCAGCAGTTCCTTTATCTCCCAGGGCCTTGGCTCAGAACTGGAGAGAATCAG ATCAttgtttttgaagaagaaaaagttgatggcaaaattttgttttctgaaactCCTGATTGTGGAAAGACTATTGATGTTTACAAACTTCCCTTTTGCAGTCTGCTGTAA
- the ilvbl gene encoding 2-hydroxyacyl-CoA lyase 2 produces MESFGCVSNILGCSAGFALAGLVFTAYKLGLIYQLLHKTETQSPRHGGESVAEVLRAHGVKFLFTLVGGHISPILVACEKVGIRVVDTRHEATAVFAADAVARLSGTVGVAAVTAGPGLTNTVTAVKNAQMAESPLLLLGGAAGTLLQGRGALQDIDQLSLFRPLCKFCASIRTVREIVPTLRKALAVAQSGTPGPVFIEFPIDTLYPYHLVSKEFAVKNPPKGLMGKIVSWYLNNHLMNLFAGAWETRDVSPLPVHVPQATDDQVQRCIELVSRAKKPVILLGSQATLPPTPAEDIRKALEDLGIPCFLGGMSRGMLGKDSPIHIRQNRRDALKDADLVLLAGTVCDFRLSYGRVLNRRSKIIAVNRDKSQLLKNSDMFWKPTVAIQGDAGSFIVRLSKGLKGHRCPEEWPQSLKAGDSTKESANRAKANEKTEHHLNPLKVLHCVDELMAEDSIIVADGGDFVGSAAYIMRPRGPLRWLDPGAFGTLGVGGGFALGAKLCRPESEVWIVYGDGSLGYSVAEYDTFTRHKTPVISVVGNDACWSQISREQVPILGSNVACGLAFTDYHTVADGYGGKGYLVGRENEDQLRDIIQQAQRDAREGKATLLNVLIGKTNFREGSISV; encoded by the exons ATGGAGTCGTTTGGATGCGTTTCCAATATTCTCGGATGCTCCGCTGGCTTTGCTCTGGCTGGGCTTGTGTTCACTGCCTACAAACTGGGCTTAATTTACCAGTTGTTGCACAAG ACCGAAACGCAGAGCCCCCGGCATGGAGGGGAGAGCGTGGCAGAGGTCCTGCGCGCGCACGGAGTCAAGTTTCTGTTCACGCTGGTCGGCGGGCACATCTCCCCCATCCTCGTGGCCTGCGAGAAGGTGGGCATCCGCGTCGTGGACACCAGACACGAAGCCACGGCCGTCTTCGCCGCGGACGCTGTGGCGAGGCTCTCAG GTACTGTCGGCGTAGCCGCGGTGACGGCTGGCCCGGGCCTCACCAACACGGTGACAGCGGTGAAAAATGCTCAGATGGCTGAATCTCCACTGCTGCTTCTGGGAGGAGCTGCTGGAACGTTGCTGCAG GGCAGAGGAGCGCTGCAGGACAtcgaccagctgtctctcttcAGGCCACTTTGCAAGTTCTGTGCCTCCATCCGCACCGTCAGGGAGATCGTGCCTACGCTCAGGAAGGCCCTGGCAGTCGCTCAGTCGGGAACCCCCGGTCCCGTTTTCATCGAGTTCCCCATTGATACGCTGTACCCCTACCACCTGGTGTCCAAAGAGTTCGCTGTCAAGAACCCACCCAAAGGGCTGATGGGAAAAATCGTTTCGTG GTACCTCAATAACCACCTCATGAACCTTTTTGCTGGAGCCTGGGAGACCAGGGATGTTTCCCCACTTCCTGTTCACGTCCCTCAAGCCACAGATGATCAG GTACAAAGGTGCATAGAGCTGGTAAGTCGAGCTAAGAAACCAGTCATTCTTCTTGGGAGCCAAGCCACGCTGCCTCCAACGCCTGCAGAAGACATCAG GAAggctctggaggatctgggTATCCCCTGCTTTCTCGGAGGCATGTCCCGTGGCATGCTGGGTAAAGACAGCCCCATCCACATTCGACAGAACAGGCGGGATGCTCTGAAGGACGCTGACTTGGTTCTCCTAGCAG gcaCCGTATGCGACTTCCGACTGAGCTATGGCAGAGTTCTCAACAGGAGGAGCAAGATCATTGCTGTCAACAGAGACAAGTCACAGCTGCTGAAAAACTCAGACATGTTCTGGAAGCCAACCGTAGCCATTCAGG GAGACGCTGGATCATTCATTGTGCGTCTGTCCAAGGGGCTAAAGGGCCATCGCTGTCCCGAGGAATGGCCTCAGAGCCTCAAAGCCGGAGATTCCACCAAAGAAAGCGCAAACAG GGCCAAAGCTAACGAGAAGACGGAGCACCACCTAAACCCTTTAAAGGTCCTGCACTGTGTGGACGAGCTAATGGCCGAGGACAGCATCATCGTGGCGGACGGGGGAGACTTTGTGGGAAGTGCCGCTTATATAATGAGACCAAGAGGACCTCTGCGTTGGTTGGATCCAG GAGCCTTTGGGACTCTGGGAGTTGGAGGAGGTTTCGCTTTGGGAGCAAAGCTTTGCCGCCCTGAATCTGAG GTGTGGATAGTCTATGGAGACGGCTCCCTGGGCTACAGCGTCGCGGAGTACGACACGTTTACCCGGCACAAG ACACCTGTCATATCCGTGGTTGGAAACGATGCGTGTTGGAGTCAGATATCCAGAGAGCAGGTCCCCATCCTCGGCAGTAACGTGGCTTGTGGCCTCGCTTTTACAG ACTATCACACAGTGGCAGATGGTTATGGCGGTAAGGGCTACCTTGTCGGACGGGAAAACGAGGACCAGCTAAGGGACATCATCCAGCAGGCTCAAAGGGATGCAAGGGAGGGCAAGGCTACGCTTCTCAATGTTTTGATAGGGAAGACCAATTTCAGGGAAGGCTCCATCTCTGTGTAG